In Scophthalmus maximus strain ysfricsl-2021 chromosome 5, ASM2237912v1, whole genome shotgun sequence, the sequence acaaataatactaataataatataatgtaaacatataACTTTTCAAAACAGCCAAGGACACCTTACAATAtaacatgaataaacacaagAATAATGAAAGTAAAACCAAAAGATTAGGAATATTATTTTTGGCTTGAAGAGATCAGGAGGCACAGACCCCTAACAATTCTTTTTACACGTGTGAACACATGATGTATTGTAATAAGAATTATTAAGAGTAAAACTAAGGTTAAAAACGGATTGTAGCGGGAGAGAAAAGATACAAAGTTATGTTGGGTAAACTGATGTGTGTTGATTTGTGATTTGAACAGTCCAGTTGAATCCAGCTGGCGGATGTGATGTGGCAGAGATTTACAGAGTGGTGATGCAGAGCAGCTGAGGGCTCTGGCAGCCACAGTGCTGCAAGTTTAAATGTGGGGACAGACAGAAGATACCCGAGGAAGAGCAAAGGGCTCAGGAAGGGGTGTAGGGATGGAGGGCTTCAAAGGTAAGTAGAAGGATTCTTCagttttatattatattcattaggAGTACCAGCAATAACGGTGTTACATTAAGGAGTCGTGTCCGGTGTGACAGCACCATTAGACGTGGGTGTGAGGTTTCAATGAAGCGGGACACGAATGCAAAATGTAGGAACAAAGGTGAATTAATaaggcaaaacaaaactgtctcaTGACAGTGAGAATGTGGCAGAGAGGTGGAAGGGCTGTAGTTTTATAAGAGCAAAGATCAAAAGTTGAATGATCGATAAGCCAAAGCCAGTGTACATATAACGTCTGCCCTGTGAGCGACACTGACAGTTACAACTACTGGACCTTGCAACGAGATTATTCTCTGTGCGGGATTCAGGTTGTAAGCGTTTGTGCTGAGAGATACTACAGTCAGCCACTGAAGGACAAAGCCTCAGTGTCATTTTTGAAGATGAGATTCAGCCTGGCGTTACCGACTCTTCTCTGCTTCCTCACGTGGATGAACTCGGTCCATACAAGTGAGTACAGAAAAAGAGTTCAAAACTGTGATCGAGAGTATTTTTCTGAATCTGTGCCAGGCTGAAACTGAGAGTCTCCATCATGTGTGTCCTTCAGGCCAGGGACCAGGGTACAGCTGCTGTCTCAGGTGGGCCACCACCAGAATCCCTCTGACACAAATTAGGAATTACACCATTCAGTCTGAAGTCATGTGTCCCATCACTGCTGTAGTGTAAGTGGTCCTGCATTTTCACACTGTACTGAATTAAGTCATATTGTATATCAACTTAGAACAAATGTCCACATGTGAAGCCAGTAACTCACATTATGCTTTTAAAGGCTGGTTTCAGAAGAATTCTGTATTATTCCGAGCTGCAGAGTCTGAATCTGCTGCTCTGAtgctgttgaattttttttctgtattagTTTTCTGTGCATAGAACCTTTGAGAAAACCATTCATGTTTCAATGTAAATGAACCACCCCTTGAGAAATGATTAGATGGTgcttaattaaaaacaacatcattaacAACTCACACTCATCACTTGCAGGTTTCTGACGACGCGTGGAAAGAGAATTTGCTCCGACCCAAACAGTAAATGGGCAAAAAGAGCCATTGTGGCGGTGGATGAGGAGGCACAAAGGTTTGCTGGAGATGGAACAGAATGAGCAGAGATCAACAAGTGACATCACACCAACAGTGTCCACCACATCCAAAAAAGTACcggggaagaaaggaaggagggaaaggagaCGGCAGAGGAATAAGtccaggagagggaggaggggcagagagagttttatatattattatgttaattattaaatatgcaaTATACTTTTGAATACATGTTGACCATACCTTGTTGTATACATgcttatgtatgtatgtatgtatgtcaaAGTATATATTTGGACCTTTCCCACTGTCAGTTTCCAATAAAGTCTTTCTGAGCAAATGATGTGTTGCGCTTATGAACACATTGAAAAGTAAATACTCCCAAAGTCTCACATGGAGAAATGAATTATAACCCTGGCAGTTGTTATTGCAGCCATGTAAAACATTTACAATGGACATAACTTTGTCTGATtcataaacatgtaaacatataCAAAATACAGTGCTCCTTAATTTTGTGGCAAAATGATGACACTACAATATAGTGATATATTTACAAAGACATAGCATTTAATTAACATTTATATTCACACCTTTTTTTAGTACAACTGTGAGTACAGTGGCTATAACACTCtccactctcacactctctcacacacacacacacaaacacacacacacacacacacacacacaaacacatacacacacacacacacacactcctctctaaACGCCTCACACTTCCCCCAGCCGTAGCACATTGAGAGTGAATTGTACTTTCTCTTTCAACCCACACATTGTTAACATGAGTGTGTGATTTCTAGTCTTAAAGTATCTATTATCAAGTGATAATGTAAAAACAGTCATGAATTATGAACAAATCTGCAGCCTCCCTTGGTTTTACAGAACTTTGTTGCATGTTTTAGCTGTCAGGTCTGTATTTTGCATCTTTGGTTCAGTCTCACTGCTCTCATACTGTCGAGTTTAGCCACAGTACGAACGCATGATGCAGccttaatattatttataccTAAACGCAATCATTTAACACTGTATATGTGTTTAACTCGGGTCAATAAAGATTGTTACTGTTACAACATGGATTGTTTGCCAGCCTGTCACCAAGCTAACACACATAATCACATAGACATGCAGTATTTACTCTTAAATTGCCACATACTGGAAATCTAAGTTCCCCATTCCCCTAAAACTTGCTAACTCTGCGTGAtgacagaacaaacacatttaaaggaCTGGAATGTGAATGCAATCATAAAAAACGTAGGCTACAAAGTGGTTCAGACGTGCTGTACTACCTGTACATTGGTGGATTACAGAAGGCTTATTGGATTATGATTTGTACGTTAATTAGTTTTATTTAACTGTTAAGGCCGTTTTTTGATTCAAAAAGCATTAAAAGAAAGTGTTGAACTGAACTCTTTGTATATATATCTTAGTCAGCTCTTTTCATGTCATGATGAAATCGTGACATGAAAAGTCCCCGGTAGCTTGAtttgttcctctctttgtgaTATAAAACCTGGAGGTCGAGTTTGAAGAGATCACTCGCCTCCTTCTGCCTGATCAACCTCTGGAACCTCTCACACCGTGACCATGCAGCTGTACATCAGAAGACTGGCATGCCTGGCTGTCCTCGTTGCGATGGTGGCAACGACGACTTCTCGTAAGTTGACTTTTAGAGATCCTGCTCTATATTACTTTAATTGTACCCAGACAAGCACGTTTGAAATGGTTGAACCCTGAGGAAAAATGTAACTGTAGACTCATAACAGCtcgtctttgtttgtttcccgAAAAGAACCTATGAACATATCCTCGTGCTGCACCAAGGTCAGCACAGAGATCGTCACTGCTCCCATCATCGGCTACAGGATCCAGAGGAGGAACCTGCCCTGTGTCCGTGCTGTCATGTAAGAACCACCTCTTTAGTTTATTGAACAGAGAGTGCTGATTAAAGTCCTCATATAGTTGGTGCAACTTCTTTAATCAAAACAGGGCTGGGGgattaacacaaaacttttcttttttgtcaccCAGATTTGAGACTACAGAGGGAGACGTCTGCAGCCACTGGAGACAGGACTGGGTGTTTGAGAAGATCAAGGAGTTAGCGTGAGTAGGCCTTGATCCTCTCAGTCAGTCCACGATATTAACTATTAATGCTAGTTGGTTTTCACAGTCATGTTAACAACATGTTGATGTGTTTCCTTGTGGACTTctcaaacacatattttaacTGCCATctcttcattttgtgttttacagtcagGCTCAAAGAGCAAAGAAGACGACTCCTGCCACTACAACCTCCAGCCCATAGGAGGCACTCCTCACCATCCTAAATATCAATAGTCGTTATGAATTAATTTCACATATTCATATATCTGTGGTATTTAATATAGCAATTTAGACAAATGTCTTAACGTCTGTGTTAACCTGACATTTTGCTAAGGCGAAATCAAACATACAAAACCTGCACATCACGTGCAGTGCAAAGTAATACAGCTGACACATGTCCGCTGTTTActataaacaaaataaacttttaaaaagagagcatgtgactgttgttttttgtcgtGTATGAATTCATGTTGTTATTCTCATCAAAGTGTACTTTGGGTTTTACTCATTGTCGTCCTCATAGAAACTATAGAGAGGTATTGCAGTTTCACTTGATGTTTGTCACCATTTAATTGACACCAGTACAGAGGGGATGGCTGGCCTTGTGAATGAGTCTCCCTCTTAATCAAATCAATGGTAAATGGTTAATGGACTGCATTCATATAACACTTTTCTAGGTTTAACCCTCTGAAACCTAAGCCATTCTTTCCCTATATTTGGGCCGCCGCGTCAcctcgtgtaataatgcttgtcaaacatcaaccctgtaatgtacagttaAGTTATatacttctatttttttcaggacaacctaggctatcagaatatgtatgcttcagtTATATCACaagaatgtataaatagttatatgaccataaagacaaaagaaaaaacaaaacggaaattgaatctcacagacattcattataatgacacaccaaacaacaatgatgaagatttgttccctcttgaaagctgttctttgaaaccttggctataagggaaaacaattcaaaacattcgtacatatgtacatttttctacaaataagtcctttgatttttcaacccaaaaagtcaatTGCTACCATTATGCAAAGCAgctcctgtctgcagtgacacagaggagtgtcagtggtagtaataggagtaaacaggaggagtgagaggtcttgttttcagtgtaaaatctttgttttttgacccatcgacaacacagcgtctgattggtacaagtctgtaacaaagcttctgattggtcaagtggatctAAAATAGACGGCCAGAAGTCctctaacaacaacagtagccttttacATCTTGAAAAAGGGATACAAATGATCATCAGAGTtattcaatgttggatttatcatcatggacatgttgtacaaagtctccaaAAAGACCCTGAAGTTCCAGGCggcactacaaatcttctgcaAGGGCCACAgtcgcacggaagccctgcctggaaAAGCGCGAGTGTGAGCTTCCTGTCAAAACAAACCATACGTTGCTGGCATGAACTGATCACACAATATAAGGCAAAAGAAGTAGTGTGTCTGTTTGGaaatatttatgtaaaaaatcTGACAAGGTGTTCTTTGGCACATTGGTGAGGATTTtggatgcaaaaaaagagaaataaaccAAAGCACCCTTGGTGTGGAGAAATTAAAAAGCCTTTATTAGTATGGCTAATGCatgcgaagaaaaaaaagaagcaacaaaaGTGCCACAGGCCTTCATCATATTTGCCATGCATTAGCCACACTAATAAAGGCTAAGAAGGTAAAAGAAAGACCAATAGGACCATTTCCATTCATAATGCAGATCATGATGTGAATCATCACAGATGAGAATAAATCCTGTAGCAAACATTAGATTTTGAGAAAATTTGACACAAAGCAGGAATTAAAATGACATCAGGAATTTGGTCTCCTAGTAGTCACCATGTGTTTGTGGAAGTTGACCAcagtcacagagacactgagtaaagaatttaaacaaatatttgatgGCAGACAAGTTGTACCTGTTGTGCAGTACAAACTATCAAAACAAGCTGAGGGGGTATCAGGGAAATCCAGAGTTCAGGgatcaaatctgtgttttcgGAGTAAGTCCATGGGACGAGTGTGGCTGGGGAGCTGGTCGGGCCTGACAGGAGACTGGTGAGTGCAGATGATCCTAGAGTTCAGGAGGacaagcaccaaaaaaaagacttcaacTAGAATTAAACAAGGTTTGGCCGAAGGGTGGTTACCACAAGGTGGTATGACTTTCTGGTAGAGTAGTGGTGTTCAGGCCACTCTGTTAATTCTGAAGTCAAGACAGGAAGTCGTGAGGTCAAGCCCAAGGTGCTTCAATGCATCCTTTTCTATCgcctttagcatagggtacactggactgtcctatgcgaaaggaaaggagaaatagatgccccacaattcattgaggcagcaatatttaacgtgataGGCCATGCACAAACTTAAACAATGAAAGCtgaggtagaagaagaagaagtatgaatatgacccagaagagatgtAAGTCATCATGCAAGTTAGCGTCGCCATCTTATGCCATACGGTggtcatgtggataaatatgagtggacaggagtGAGAGCAAACATGTgatcttttcctttcagtttagTAGTCtatatgattgtttttatttcatttccaacGTTGGTAATGAATACATacttttccccctgttttccACGTTTAGCCTGGAAAAATCAACCCACTAAGAATGCACAAGGCGAAGTCGCCCATGAGATGCacattttgtagtccatcttccgAAATGTGTAGTTTACCACAGCAGACGCGCGTCAATCACATCCGCCGACGCATAATTATGTGGAGTCGGATTATCTTAGCACTGCTGTTgacttttcctaagtcctatgaatcctcccttacacctttccttcacctcatgacgttttccattgaggttaaGGAAAAGTAGTAAGGAAAAGGCGATTGGAAGGACTTTCCTCAACCAATCATAAACAGACCCGAACACCAGGAAGTATCCCGTTAAAACAGCTGAAAGTCCACAATCCTGACAGTAAACTGCGTTTTGCAATGTTATCTTCCTGTTCTTCATTATCATAGCCAAGTTAATCACACTGTTCATTCTTCCTTCCTCATTTTAAGTCACTTGtcatttctgcttttctgttaaaaggaatttcaacatttcattcaGAAAAGACCATCACAAGTAATTCCAGTATGGTTAAGTCTGTGAAATTCAATATCAGCTGACCAATCTGCCAACAGAAGATGACAGATTGTTTTATAATGCTGTTTCTCTGATTATTAGATTATAGATAAATTTAATGTCACTGATGATTGCTGAGCAGTtgaagcatgtttttttttaacgcagGTTCTATTCTGCATCTAATATCCAGTCAAACGCATTCACTGCAAACAAATAGCATAAAAAGATCCTTCTGTaataaatgacacatttgaaatGGCAGTTTGGTGAAATACAAATCTTGTAATATGTAGAATACAAAGATAGGGAAGGTGAGGATTTTACTGTGGCTTTCTTGTTTAAATAGTAATTCTGTATATTTGAGGGGTTGATAGTGATTTTTGATTGATAACAATGACAGTGACTTTCTCACTAGgttaattataaatatttagTGTATAATTTTGTGTTAACTAAGTTCTTTTGTTAAATGGAATTCATGCTCTGTACATGAAATACTTAATAGTTTCTGTTATAACATGCATAAAATGTAGATGATTAATCCCTTCAGATTTAggaatgaaaagacaaaagctaCTCAGTAAAAAGTCAGAATGTCCTTTAATACAAACTCATGTTGATACTCGTGACTGCAGTCAGAACAGGCAACAATCCAGAGGGCGAGGGCAAGGCCAAAGGCAGAGTCCAAAATCACCAGCAAAACATTAACCCCAAAAAATCATGAGGAATATTGCTAGGACGCATGCACAAAAGAACAAAGATGAACTGGCACAGGGAAGAGGGAGCACACAGACTAGATACACAAGAGAGGTGAGGTTTCCTTCTCGTAGTTGAGTCGAGTCACCAAGCGGAAAACACACAATGGCAGGAAGTGGGAAtctgaaacgagaggagaggtaggtaacaaaataaaacaggaaattaacatgtatggaaaataaaataacaagggggggggagacatgACAAGCACCTGTATACATAactgacaaaccaaacaaaatgcAGTGATTttcatctcctctttttttctttggttatCAGCAGATCCTGATGTCGTGGCATAGGGGACACATTAGTATCTCCCAAAGAGGATAATAGGTGACCTAGACTTGTCTTGACCTTTGGAGATATTGAGAAGAGTTTCATAGATCCCAAATTCTGTGGAATCAAGtcaagttcctttttttttttttttatacttgcAGTGGATTTACAGCAGTGACTGAAAATATGATGCCAAACATCAGCACGAATTTCCTATATGAATCCCTGAAAATAGGCCTATATTAAGGAATACATTTCTactttcaaaatctttttttgattGTTTCAACAGTCGATTTGTTTTAATTCGTCCCCATGGACCAAGTGGAGACTTGTTACTGTAACGACTGAACTGTCACCAACAATTGACCAAATTTGGGCGGAGGATGCTCGGAATCTGTGGTTTGTGGTGGAAAATTCTCAGgatctccttccttcccctaTTCCTGCCTCTGTACTGACCATGAAGTCAACcccagaggaagacgagggatTAGAAAAAGACCGATGACACACTTGGTAGAACGCCTCGCACATGATGCACCATTAATATTATTGCAGAAATCAGCAGGAAACCCTGAATGCTAAATTaacactgtatatgtgtgtcacCCGGGTCAATAAAGAATGTGACTGTTACAACATGGATTGTTTGCCATTTAATCACATAGACATGCAGTATTTACTCTTAAATTACCACAGGTAATCTAATTTCCCAATTCACCTAAAATTctatattattcttattctcatGGGGGAAATTTGTGTCTTACAGCAGCGCAGAGACAGAATGAGTACAggaaaagaatagaataaaaaaaaataaggatattataaaatgaaatagaacTATATAAAACAATTAGACacagaataaacacatttaaaggatTGCAATATGAATGCGATCAAAGAAAGCACAGGCTATGACGTGGTACATTACCTGTACTTTGGTGGACTACAGAAGGCCTATTGGTTTATAACTTAGTACGttaatttgtctgttttaaCTGTTTAGGAGTTTTTAACAATTATAGTACAGTGAAGTGAAAGAAAGTGTTGAACTGAAGCCACAATCTTTGCATGTGTCTTCGTCAGCTCTTTCCATGTCATGATGAAATCGCTGAAAAGGAAATGACCATCTCCATTTTCCAGCAAGTGCGTTCTATGCCCccaccctgacacacacacacacacacacacacgttgtaaAGAGACAATTCATCCTGTTAGCTTGTTCCTCTTTTTATGGTATAAAACCTGGAGGTCGAGTTTGAAGAGATCACTCGCCTCCTTCTGCCTGATCAACCTCTGGAACCTCTCACACCGTGACCATGCAGCTGTACATCAGAAGACTGGCATGCCTGGCTGTCCTCGTTGCGATGGTGGCAACGACGACTTCTCGTAAGTTGACTTTTAGAGATCCTGCTCTATATTACTTTAATTGTACCCAGACAAGCACGTTTGAAATGGTTGAACCCTGAGGAAAAATGTAACTGTAGACTCATAACAGCtcgtctttgtttgtttcccgAAAAGAACCTATGAAGATATCCTCGTGCTGCACCAAGGTCAGCACAGAGATCGTCACTGCTCCCATCATCGGCTACAGGATCCAGAGGAGGAACCTGCCCTGTGTCCGTGCTGTCATGTAAGAACCACCTCTTTAGTTTATTGAACAGAGAGTGCTGATTAAAGTCCTCATATAGTTGGTGCAACTTCTTTAATCAAAACAGGGCTGGGGgattaacacaaaacttttcGTTTTTGTCACCCAGATTTGAGACTACAGAGGGAGACGTCTGCAGCCACTGGAGACAGGACTGGGTGTTTGAGAAGATCAAGGAGTTAGCGTGAGTAGGCCTTGATCCTCTCAGTCAGTCCACGATATTAACTATTAAAGCTAGTTGGTTTTCACAGTCATGTTAACAACATGTTGATGTGTTTCCTTGTGGACTTctcaaacacatattttaacTGCCATctcttcattttgtgttttacagtcagGCTCAAAGAGCAAAGAAGACGACTCCTGCCACTACAACCTCCAGCCCATAGGAGGCACTCCTCACCATCCTAAATATCGAGGATGAATTATAAAttaatttttacatatttatttatctgtggTATTTAATATAGCcctatttatttgtttagcacCTGTGTTCACTTGACATTTTACCTAGACGAGATTAAAGATATAAAAACGAGCACATGTTGTGCAGTGCAAAGTGATACAGCCGACACATATCCGCTGTTTGctatgaacaaaataaataattttctgtCCACTATCtacacttgttgttgttgttgttttgctgctgttttataCTGGAAATCAAAGTTAGTTGTGCTCATAAGAAAATAGCCCACCAAAAGCCCATAATGTATCCTACTGAGGCGCAGTTAAATTCTGACATCTGGTGGAGACTTGACACGACTGCAGCGCAGCGTCCGTGAAACGCAGTGTGCCGTTGAGGGGGTCACCTTGCCTGGGGCTACAAACCCCTCGGGGGTGCCGATCTGACATAGCACAAGAGACGGCCTCCCTGTCAGTCCTGTCATGCATCTGCGCGAGCTCGGAGCGCAGGACAGCTCGTCACACACCTTGCAGCAGATGTGCTGGCAGCGTTCAGCGGGCGCACGTGTCCCACTACTAAATCCTGCACCACGCAGAGCAGCCGCCTACTCAGTCGTTGGCGTACTGTCATCgaaaactttgttttaataatgtgagggggctttttcctcttccaaaGTCAGGCTACCACATGCTACATGAAAATATGTAGATTGCTTGAAAGAGCATTAACTGACAGTgtgtaattaaacaaaaaaaatgtagacaaCAATGTTGGAGTACTATCTAGTAGGTTTATTTATTCAAGATAATATATGTAGTATTTGCTGATTAATGTGATTTAGCAGATTcacataaaaagaaagaaataccaTAGTCAGAAAAAGCATGATGTTGCTAATAAAAGCGCCCAGTGTTGTTCTGGAAGGTTTGAGTGGCACTGAAGAAAGATCCACTTCCATCGCTAGACGGaggatttgttgttttcttcatcagAGTTTCAGCCGCAGCTTAGCCAGCCTTGGACATCTTCTTCAGTCTGGAGCTACAAGAtaggagcaaaagaaaaatcttgttCACACTCAAAACCTTGTCCTCGTTTTAAGGTTGACGTCCCTTCTTGAACTGAAGTAAAAAGAGTTAGTGTTTAGTATTTAAATACGAATCTCATACCTGAGTAATTTGAGAATTTTTCTCACCCACAGATCCTTCCGAGTCGCACATATCTCATTCTTCATTACCGTGTAGAAACTGCAATAGAgagacagctttttttttgtattcttcaGTGATGTATTTCATACTGTACTTTTAATACAGGTACAGAAGCTGTTTTCAATCAACTTATTTTGAAGAATTCTCACAACAAACtacgtttttttctgttcatctaAGAAAGCCAGGTTATTTAGATGCatcaatcatttattttgcagcCTTGTCTAAACTTATATAATTTGAATCATTGAAAATATCGATTCATGACGATAATTGACAACATGTCAGTCAACACTGCAATCTTAGAGAGAGACTAGACAGATAAGGAACAAATGATATGTAACCATGATTTATTGAGATAAGCAGCAGACCAAACAGCTGCTTATTGAAATTATGAAATTCATTAAGTTTCACCTCAGAATATTGTAAttgtgtaataataaaataattatgactaaatgctttatttttttatagtgcAAAATTCTGCACACATGGCAGTAACACTGCTTCCCGCAAAACATTTACCCTTTTAATGAAAATGGTActtattgaataaataaatattattttggaATACATCCAGTCAGTGCCGTGTTGGCTGGAGTTGTGAGAGTCTTACATGATTGCCTCGATGTGGCAGTTTTCCTTGAGGGTTTGTTCTCTGTAGCCCTCTATACGCTGCAAGGGCACTGGCTGCGTATTGTACTTCGTACAACATGATCTGCTCATTTGGGAACCTATAAACACGCACCACATTATTATCGACTGATCAGTTCAGTTTATCACAAGATTCAGAAAGCAGCTAGACCTAAATTGAATAAACTTACAGGTAGCCGGAGCTGGACCGAGCGGGCCCAGTGTGAAGCAGAGGAGAACGGCTGTCATGGTAATCATACCTCTGGGAGCCATGTTGACAGTTCGGAGTCACAGCAGACAACTTATTGAAAACATAACcacatatacagtttatatacatAAGGAACAACTCATGTTTTGGAACCTGTGGCTGCTTAATTGAGGACAGGAAGCCCACTGTTGCAACATGGGAGCCAAAGCTGCAGACTCTGCACATTGATTACAAATGAAGGCTCGACTCTGCCTTCATGCCAcatcaacatttgtttttgtgggcCAGCGGGAGTATTCCTGTGCAACTGGTGCACTGATGCAGCAGGTTCCTAATATCTCCTTGGGCTCTCATCTATATTTATGCTTTTTGGGTTAATAATCTCACTGTGAAGTTCTTCAGCACAACAGATACTAATCGTCACGCGTTCTTAATTTAGATTCCTCCGTGGCCACAGTGAATTGCAGCATGTTTAGCTCTCAGTGCGTATGCCTGCATGGCTATGCTTGAACTCCATTTTGTGACTCAAAATATTGCCTTTATCTTTGATGTCCACTGTCATAATTTGAAATTGTAGCTTAGAGCTGTAGTCATGGTGTTTTACATAAtcaacagatttgttttgtggCGAGAACTGATGTGGGTATGAGAGGCTTGTCAAAACCCCCTTCCTTGTTAGCATGACCTATTTAGGCTGCAGAAAGCTGACAACTCCAAATGTTGCTCAGCTGACCTAGATGGGCACGTTATCTTAAATTGTAAATGCTCTAtaatctaatatatatatatatatatatatatatatatatatatatatatatatatattgctcaTATACTATGCAAGATGTAAATGGCTCGTTTTCAAAATCAACACCTCCTGCAGAGTAAAATACCGTGAAAGCGTCTGCCACGTCCTTGAATGAAGTCATTATCTGTTAACCATAGGTACAGGACATACAGTACGCGATTGCATCTTGGTATTTTGCCAGGTGGCATATAAACACTGAACTGTTGCAGATTATTCTGTTACAAGAGGTGCAGGAGTGATACTCAACTAATCCCAGGAGGAGAGATCTATTTTTCCGGTTGCCCTTTTCATAGGGAAAGTGAGAGTGTGAAGTGCAGCATCAGACGAGGGCCAAAGATAAGGATTCATTGTCTTGCGCAAGGATACTCAACAATAACACAGATGCTTCGTCATTATTGTGTGGAGACAGCTGGAGACAGGGCTGAAGTAAAGTAAGTTTGTTTACTACAGCACAGTACAGTAATTAAATACCACCATAAgagtgataaaataaaaactataatatatatacaacagaaagaaatcaaaaacaTGCAGAATTGTGAACGCTAGACAGCCCAAGGTGAGACAAGGTGAGGccagtttgaataaatgtattttaaagaCGTCAACAGAGGTCGCAGAACGTGTGTCAACAGGAAGAGCATTCCACGTGACTGGAGCCACATCTTCACAGGCACGATCACGTTGTTTTTAAAGTCAAGCATGAGGGACAACCAGTAAGCCCTAGTCCGATGACCCACTGGTGATATATATAGGATGATAGTATGTTGTGAAAAATACTGCTGGACCTGGTTAATAGAAAGTCTCAACAGGTGTGCACGCGCCAGAAGTTAGACTCCAGTTTTAT encodes:
- the LOC118311488 gene encoding uncharacterized protein LOC118311488, encoding MQLYIRRLACLAVLVAMVATTTSQPMNISSCCTKVSTEIVTAPIIGYRIQRRNLPCVRAVIFETTEGDVCSHWRQDWVFEKIKELAQAQRAKKTTPATTTSSP
- the LOC118311297 gene encoding C-C motif chemokine 7 isoform X2, with amino-acid sequence MAPRGMITMTAVLLCFTLGPLGPAPATCSQMSRSCCTKYNTQPVPLQRIEGYREQTLKENCHIEAIIFYTVMKNEICATRKDLWLQTEEDVQGWLSCG
- the LOC118311297 gene encoding C-C motif chemokine 20 isoform X1, with the translated sequence MAPRGMITMTAVLLCFTLGPLGPAPATCSQMSRSCCTKYNTQPVPLQRIEGYREQTLKENCHIEAIIFYTVMKNEICATRKDLWVRKILKLLSSRLKKMSKAG